The genomic region TCTCAGGTAGGATCCAGCGATGGCGGTCCTTTTGAAACTATGCCGGCAACGGTAAAGGGTAATATCATTAACGAGACCAATAAAGAAAATTATCCTTTTGGTTATTTTAGATTATCTGAAGCCGATTCAACATTTTATAGCGTAGAATAATGAAACATACCAATAAAGAAGTACTTTTTAAAGGATTAAAATTTCTGGCAGGAGCCTTACCTTTAGCTTTTATAGGCCCTTCAATTCTATACAATGCTTTTAATAATCAGGGCCATCCTTGGTATATTCCCGTCTTGATCGTGGGGATATTAGCTACGATAGGCTCCATCTTTCTTATGTTCAAGGGAATTATGACCATAATGAAGGCTATGTTCGATTAAGAACATCTATATGAGAGCTTAGCGCTATTAGTCCAAAGTAACATGCTCATAAAAAAGACCGGGTCCGTCACAACTCCACCAGCTGCTTAGCATAGTAGTTTTAGCTGCATCTAAATATAGATACTCTTCATTATTGCCACTGCAGTTACCAATGAGGCTACTCTCTTCTGGAAATTTCAATAAAAAAGCTACTCCATCATCATTGGTTTGCAATACGTAAGAACCTGTTGAGGTAATTACATCAACATCGGTACTCCTGGACTTTATAAAGGTATTGTCAGCATTAAAAATATAGAACTCCTGGTACTCCATATCATCCCCGGTACTTTCCGATCCTTGAATACTTCCTGTCATTTTATATAAACTCCACTTCTGTGGAAATTTATCAACGGAAAGATCCTGAATTTCTAATTCATCAGAATTACCGGAACATGAAGACAGGATTAAAATACTAAGTAATAGGAGAAATTGAGATTTCATAACATCAATAGATTAGTTCTTATATCCTATAGATGTAAAAATTGAAATAGGTTGCGTAGAACTTTTCATTTTTGGGCATAAAAAAACCCCTTCAGAGATCTGAAGGGGTTTTCAAGAAGAAGGCGGCGACATACTCTCCCACAAAAAAGCAGTACCATCTGCGCTAACGGGCTTAACTACTCTGTTCGGGATGGGAAGAGGTGAGCCCCGTTGCTATAGCCACCTTAAAAGGTAAGTTATAAGCCTCGAGCTTAAAACTGTGTCATCTAGACACTAATATCGTTGACATACTTAAGAAACAAAAAATTAACGAAGAACTCATGTGATACACTTATAATGGTAAGCATTTGGCGGCTCTGAGGTTTTGCGGCCTCAGAGCCATCGCGCATCAAGCTTTACGGATTATTAGTACTACTCGGCTATGACATTACTGCCTTTACACCTGTAGCCTATCAACGTGGTAGTCTCCCACGGTCCTTTAAAGAAATCTCATCTTGTGGTGGGTTTCGCGCTTATATGCTTTCAGCGCTTATCCCTTCCGAACGTAGCTACTCTGCAGTGCTCCTGGCGGAACAACAGATACACCAGAGGTTCGTCCAATCCGGTCCTCTCGTACTAGGATCAGGTCCACTCAAATTTCTAACGCCCACTGTAGATAGAGACCGAACTGTCTCACGACGTTCTGAACCCAGCTCGCGTGCCACTTTAATGGGCGAACAGCCCAACCCTTGGGACCTTCTCCAGCCCCAGGATGTGACGAGCCGACATCGAGGTGCCAAACCCCCCCGTCGATGTGAGCTCTTGGGGAGATCGAGCCTGTTATCCCCGGCGTACCTTTTATCCTTTGAGCGATGACCCTTCCATGCGGTGTCACCGGATCACTATGCTCTACTTTCGTACCTGATCGACCTGTATGTCTCTCAGTCAAGCTCCCTTTGCCATTGCACTCTACGCACGGTTACCAAGCGTGCTGAGGGAACCTTTAGAAGCCTCCGTTACTCTTTTGGAGGCGACCACCCCAGTCAAACTACCCACCAAGCACTGTCCTTCCATTGGAAGTTAGGCTCTAAACAAGTAAAGGGTAGTATTTCAACAACGACTCCACGATACCTGGCGATACCGCTTCAAAGTCTCCTACCTATCCTACACATCACTTGTTCAAAGTCAATACTAAGCTATAGTAAAGGTGCACGGGGTCTTTTCGTCCCACAGCGGGTAATCGGCATCTTCACCGATACTACAATTTCACCGAGCTCATGGCTGAGACAGTATCCGATCGTTGCACCATTCGTGCAGGTCGGAACTTACCCGACAAGGAATTTCGCTACCTTAGGACCGTTATAGTTACGGCCGCCGTTTACTGGGGCTTCAGTTCAATGCTTCGCCGAAGCTAACATCTCCCCTTAACCTTCCAGCACCGGGCAGGTGTCAGGCCCTATACGTCATCTTTCGATTTAGCAGAGCCCTGTGTTTTTGATAAACAGTCGCCTGGATCTTTTCACTGCGGCCCCCATAAGGGGGCGACCCTTCTCCCGAAGTTACGGGCCAATTTTGCCTAGTTCCTTAGCCATGAATCTCTCGAGCACCTTAGAATTCTCATCCCAACTACCTGTGTCGGTTTAGGGTACGGGTTGCCTCCACTCGCTTTTCTTGGAAGTCGCTCCTCTGGATTATCACTCCGGCCGTAGCTTTTGTGTACTATCGGGGTGTTAC from Gramella sp. MT6 harbors:
- a CDS encoding DUF6095 family protein; protein product: MKHTNKEVLFKGLKFLAGALPLAFIGPSILYNAFNNQGHPWYIPVLIVGILATIGSIFLMFKGIMTIMKAMFD